A region of Candidatus Neomarinimicrobiota bacterium DNA encodes the following proteins:
- the rplW gene encoding 50S ribosomal protein L23: MVVDRHILLRPLLTEKGSRLEESQDTYTFQVDKQANKIEIKRAVEKKFNVKVSNVRTANVKGKRKEMTVRSGGHVIRTSGKRSNWKKAMVTLQSGFTIDLYGAESEA, from the coding sequence ATGGTTGTGGACCGACACATCCTTCTCAGGCCCCTGCTGACAGAAAAAGGGAGTCGCCTTGAAGAAAGCCAGGATACGTATACTTTTCAGGTGGATAAGCAGGCCAACAAGATCGAAATCAAGAGGGCCGTTGAGAAGAAGTTCAATGTGAAAGTGTCAAACGTCCGCACGGCCAACGTGAAAGGAAAACGAAAAGAGATGACCGTGCGAAGCGGTGGACACGTCATTCGCACCTCCGGGAAGAGATCGAACTGGAAAAAAGCGATGGTGACGCTTCAGAGTGGATTTACCATAGATCTCTACGGAGCAGAGAGCGAGGCTTAG
- the rplB gene encoding 50S ribosomal protein L2, translating into MPVKKSKPVTPGQRHKSASTFEEITRLGPEKSLLRPLKRSGGRNSGGRMTVRHRGGGHKRNYRIVDFKRDKFGIPARVASVEYDPNRSCRIGLLHYVDGEKRYIIAPYGLKVGETVVSGKKVPIRVGNATALKNIPSGLVVHNVELVPGKGGQMVRSAGTRAQIMAKDAGMVSLKLPSGEIRMIHEDCMATIGEVGNRSHETVIYGKAGRSRWKGRRPSVRGVAMNPVDHPMGGGEGKSSGGRHPTTPWGKPTKGYKTRRKNKASDRFIVRRRNE; encoded by the coding sequence ATGCCTGTAAAGAAATCGAAGCCAGTGACGCCCGGACAGAGACATAAGTCTGCTTCCACCTTCGAGGAGATTACCCGTTTGGGGCCTGAAAAAAGTCTCTTGCGTCCCTTGAAGAGATCGGGAGGGCGAAACAGCGGGGGAAGAATGACGGTCCGCCATCGGGGTGGCGGCCACAAACGCAATTACAGGATTGTAGATTTCAAGCGTGACAAGTTCGGCATTCCCGCCAGGGTAGCATCCGTCGAGTATGACCCCAATCGTTCTTGCCGCATCGGACTTCTTCATTATGTTGACGGGGAGAAGAGATATATCATCGCTCCTTACGGACTCAAAGTGGGGGAAACGGTGGTCTCCGGAAAGAAGGTCCCCATCAGGGTCGGAAACGCTACCGCGCTGAAGAATATTCCATCGGGCCTCGTGGTGCACAATGTTGAATTGGTGCCCGGCAAAGGCGGTCAGATGGTCCGGAGTGCGGGCACGCGAGCTCAGATAATGGCCAAGGACGCAGGGATGGTCTCCCTGAAGCTTCCCTCAGGTGAAATCAGAATGATCCACGAAGACTGCATGGCCACAATCGGGGAGGTGGGAAACAGAAGTCACGAAACGGTCATTTACGGTAAGGCGGGCAGAAGTCGATGGAAGGGACGGAGACCCTCGGTTAGAGGGGTTGCCATGAATCCTGTGGATCATCCCATGGGAGGAGGCGAGGGGAAGTCCTCGGGAGGTCGACATCCCACTACTCCATGGGGAAAGCCCACAAAAGGATACAAGACCCGGCGAAAGAATAAGGCTTCGGATCGATTCATCGTTAGAAGGAGAAATGAGTGA